CGTCTCGTCCATGCATGCTACACTCTGGCATGAAACAAAAGTGTTGCCCCGGCTCAGCGCTCGCGGCGAAGCCGCGCGAGGACGAACTCCCGATCGAGCTTGCCCAGGAAGCTCCCGAGCTTCGGGCCCTGCTCCTGGTCGAAGAAGAGGCGATAGCCCGTCGTGAAGAAGTCGCCGACGGGGACGTCGTTTCGCTTGGCGGCCTCGTAGATCTCGCCCTGGATCTCCTCGGGAGTGTGGCCCGCCTCGACGAACTCCGCCAGTTCTGCGAGGGCCCGCTCGGTGTCCTCGTCGACCTCGACCTCGGGCAGCTCCGTCCGCTTGAGGTCGTAGTCGTACTCGTTTCCGGTTTCGCGGGCCCAGTTGCGCGCGAGCTCCACGCGCGCGAGGGCGTCTTCGACGGTTTCCCGCGAAGCGTCCTCGGGGATGTGGCCCTCGCGGCGGGCGATCTCCTCGCGCAGGTCGGGATCGTCGGTCATGCCCAACACCGCGGCGAAGGTGTAGGGAAGCCGGATCCGCTCCTCGGGGACCTCCCCGACACAGAGCGGGTAGACCCGCTCGGCGCGTGCCCGTTCGCGCTCGTCGGCCTCCTCCTCGCCGAAGTAGATCCGTTCGAGCCGGTCGAACTCGTCCACCAAGAGATCGATCCGCTCGACGTCGAAGTCGCGTGCTCGACTGGGATCCTTCGCGAAGAAATATCGGAGGACCTCGGGTTCGATCAGCTCCAATACCTCCGAGACGAGCATCACGTTGCCCGCCGAGGAGGAGAAGGCCTCGCCGTCGAGGGTGAACCACTCGTAGACCATCGGGACCGGCGGTTCGAACCCGAAGACGTTGCGGGCGATGTCCTGGCCGCTGGGCCAGGAGCCCTCCGCGTGGTCCTTGCCGAAGGGCTCGAAATCCACCCCGAGGGCCTTCCACTGGGCGACCCACTCGAAGCGCCAGGGGAGCTTGCCCTCCCCCAACCCGGCGCTTCCCTCGTGTCCGCAGCCGTCGATGACCTGTTCGCCGGCCTCGACGTCGACACATTCGTACTCGACCGTGTTCGATTCGAGGTCCACGCCCGTGATCCGGTCGGTCAGATGTCCACACTCGGAACACTCGGCGAGGAAGGGGACGTACTCCTCGTCGACGCCGTCCTGGTACTCCGCGAGGACCTCTCGGGCGCGCTCACGGTTCTCGAGCAGGTATCGCGTGCTCTCCTCGAACTCGCCGTCGGCGTACATCGCGGTGTTCGATTCGATCTCGATCGGTACCTCCAGGAGATCGGCGCTGCGCCCGATCAGCGTCGAGAAGTGGTCGCCATACGAGTCACAGCAGCCGAAGGGATCGGGGATCGCGGTGTAGGGCTTGCCGAGGTTGCGCCCGAGCGCGCCGGCGTTCACGTCGCCGAGATCCACGATGTTGCCGTCCAGATCCGCCAGCTTTCGGGGCAGTCCCCTGAGCCGGTCCTTGTCGTCGGCGGTGAACACCTGCCGGATCTCGTGGCCCCGCTCGCGGAGGACTTCGGCGACGAAGTAGCCCCGCATGATCTCGTTGACGTTGCCGATGTGGGGCACCCCGGAGGGGGAGATCCCGCCCTTGATGACGACTGGCTCGTCCGGGTCCCTGCGTTCGACCTCGTCGGCCATCTCGTCGGCCCAGAAGACGAACCCGCGTTCCCCACCGTCCTCGCCGTCGTCGTGGAGCGTGTAGGGGTTCGCGTCCGTTTCCGCGCCCGCGCTCGAACCCCTATCGGTGCTATCGCTCATCCTCGGCCCAGTAGGTGGGTTCGTCGCCCACGCCCTCCGGGACGACGTCGGTACCCTCGTGGTCGCCGTACCTGACTGCGGAGGCGATCCGTTCGGGTTCGGTGCCGTCGAGGACGATGGTTCGCATTCCCGAACGCTCGATGATCTTCGCCGCGAGCAGGTCGACCGGCGCCGAGGAACCCGCGGTCATCTCGATGTCCGCGATGGTGTCGACCAGCTCGGTGGCGGTGATCTCGTCGTAGCGCTCGGCGTCGGGGTCCTCGTTGGGATCGGCGCTGAAGACTCCGGGGACGCTCGTCGCGTAGACGAGCAGGTCGGCGTTGGTGTACTCCGCGAGGGCGGCGCTGACCGCGTCGGTGGTCTGGGCCGGCGCGACCCCACCCATCACGCAGACGTCGCCGTCCCGCAGGACTTCGCCGGCCTCCTCGTAGGTCTTCACGGGGGCCGGCACCACGGCCTCGCCCAGCGCGGCGATCAGCAGGCGGGCGTTGAGCCGGGTGACGTCGATCCCGATCGTGTCGAGCTCGATCTCGTTGGCGCCGAGGTCGCGGGCGGTGCCGATGTACTCGCGTGCGACCCCGCCGCCGCCGACGACCGCGCCGATCGAACAGCCCTCGTCGGCGAGCTCCCGGATGACGCCGGCGTGCTCGGCGACGCGGTTCGCACCCAGATCGGGCGCGAGGACGCTGCCGCCGATAGAAACCACCACGTTCATGCTTGCAACCCGGTAACCCCGTCCCAGGCTTAAGGATTGTCAACTCCCGGTGGCGACACGTACAAGGCCGAACCGGTCCTCATCGGGGGTATGTACGTACTCGGGATCGTCGGCCCCTCCGACGCCGGGAAGACGCGATCGGTCGAACGCCTTGCGACCCGCCTCGCCGAGCGCGGCCGGGTCGCCACGGTCAAACACTGCACCCACGCCCCGGACGTCGACACCGCCGGCACCGATACCGACCGCCATCGAGGGGCCGGCGCGGCGACCAGCTACGGGCTGAGCGACGAGGGCTGGTTCGCTACCGGCGACGACCGGACGCTCGCCGAAACGCTCGACGAGCTCGCGCCCGCCTACGACTACGCCCTCCTCGAGGGGTTTCACGACGCCGCCGTCCCCCAGGTCGTCCTGGGTGGACACGACCACGCCGGCGAGGCCCTCGCGACCGGCGAGGACGTCGACGACGTCGACGGTAGCGCGGTGATCGAGGCCCTCGAGGCGACCGAGCCCTACGTGACCCTCGAGTCGTTGGTCCGGGAGGCGAAGGACTCGCCCAGAGCGGACCGCGCGGGCGCGATCGCGACGTTCACCGGCCGGGTCCGCGCGAAGGACTCCGCCGACGACGCGCCCACCGAGTTCCTCGAGTTCGAGACCTACGAAGGGGTCGCAGAACAGCGCTTCGCGACGATCCGCGAGGAGCTCGAGGCCCGCGAAGGGGTCTACGAGGTGCTGATGCACCACCGGACGGGCGTGATCGAGTCGGGCGCGGACATCGTCTTCGTCGTCGTCCTCGCGGGCCACCGCGGGGAGGCCTTCAGGACCGTCGAGGACGGGATCGATCGCCTCAAGGACGAGGTCCCGATCTTCAAGAAGGAAGTGACCGAAGACGAACAGTTCTGGGTCCACACCCGCGTCTGACCCGCCGAACACCGATCCAAACCGGGCGACCGTCGGTTCGAGCGTGAAACCAACAGATACGTATGGTCGGAGCCCGTAATACGAGATACGTATTCACAGACGAGTATAAACCGTTTAACGCCGCTGTGAAACGTCTCGAATCCTCCTGTAGGGTTTGAAACCACCCGAACTCGGATTAATACTACCTAAATATCCTGTGCTTATATCATTATCACCGGAATAAGGGACAGTGAGGAAGCCACATGAGCACCACCACACAGCCCTCCATAAGCCAGGAATCGAAGGAAGCTCGTCTTAAACAATACCTTAATGATCGTGCATCGGACGGCGAGCTCTACTTCAAAAGCAAGTTCATCGCCGACGACGTGGGCCTCTCGGCGAAGGAGATCGGCGCGCTGATGGTCAAGCTCAGCGACTCCGCCGAGGACCTGGAGATCGAGAAGTGGTCCTACACGAGCGCGACGACGTGGCGCGTGAACCCGGTCTGAACCCCTCGCGAGCCGTCCCGCCGAGCCCTTATACGAGGGGGCCCTACCCCGGGTGATGAGCGAGCCCCGGACGGGTCCCCCGATCGACGACGTCGAGGACGCTTTTTCGGTCTACGAGGTCGAGACCGACGGCGACGCCCTCCGATACTACGGGACGCCCCGATCGTCCGGTCGGGCCGTGATGCAGGAGCTCTGGCCCGTCTTCCGCGAGCGGGGCTACGAAGTGCGGCTGACCCGCGAGTACGGCGAGTGGGTCCTGATCGCCGAACCGATCGAGATGGGGATCGACGGGATCCCTTGGACCAACGTCGTCCTGTTCGTCCTCACCGTCGTCTCGACGCTGTTCGCCGGCTCGATCTGGTACCACCTCGACCCCTTCTCGCCCGAGATCGTCCACGCGTGGCCCTTCACGGCCGCGATCATGGGGGTGCTCGGGATCCACGAGCTGGGCCACTACGCGCTGAGCCGGTATCACCGGGTCGACGCCTCGTTGCCCTACTTCATCCCGATCCCCTCCTACATCGGCACGATGGGTGCGGTGATCAAGATGAAGGGCCAGATCCCGAGCCGGAAGGCGCTGTTCGACATCGGGGTCGCCGGCCCGCTCGCGGGGCTGGTCGCGACGATCGTCGTCACCGTCATCGGGCTGCATCTCCCGCCGGTGACGGCCCCCGAGAGCCTGATCGGGGACCCCGACGCCGTCGGGATCGAACTGGGCTATCCGCCGCTTCTGGAGGGGCTCGCGTGGCTGGTCGACCAGCCGCTTCGCTACGAGGACCCTGCCACATCGGTCAACCCCGTCGTGATCGGCGGTTGGGTCGGGATGTTCGTCACGTTCCTCAACATGCTCCCGGTCGGCCAGCTCGACGGCGGGCATATCCTCCGGGCGATCCTCGGCGAGAGCCACGAGCGGATCGC
The sequence above is a segment of the Halalkalicoccus tibetensis genome. Coding sequences within it:
- the pyrH gene encoding UMP kinase gives rise to the protein MNVVVSIGGSVLAPDLGANRVAEHAGVIRELADEGCSIGAVVGGGGVAREYIGTARDLGANEIELDTIGIDVTRLNARLLIAALGEAVVPAPVKTYEEAGEVLRDGDVCVMGGVAPAQTTDAVSAALAEYTNADLLVYATSVPGVFSADPNEDPDAERYDEITATELVDTIADIEMTAGSSAPVDLLAAKIIERSGMRTIVLDGTEPERIASAVRYGDHEGTDVVPEGVGDEPTYWAEDER
- a CDS encoding site-2 protease family protein gives rise to the protein MSEPRTGPPIDDVEDAFSVYEVETDGDALRYYGTPRSSGRAVMQELWPVFRERGYEVRLTREYGEWVLIAEPIEMGIDGIPWTNVVLFVLTVVSTLFAGSIWYHLDPFSPEIVHAWPFTAAIMGVLGIHELGHYALSRYHRVDASLPYFIPIPSYIGTMGAVIKMKGQIPSRKALFDIGVAGPLAGLVATIVVTVIGLHLPPVTAPESLIGDPDAVGIELGYPPLLEGLAWLVDQPLRYEDPATSVNPVVIGGWVGMFVTFLNMLPVGQLDGGHILRAILGESHERIAAFVPAVLFALSAYLYYVRDVPGNAAFLWAFWGLLALLFSFVGSATPIDDRELGTGRIAVGALTIVLGLLCFTPVPIRIVG
- a CDS encoding molybdopterin synthase, whose protein sequence is MYVLGIVGPSDAGKTRSVERLATRLAERGRVATVKHCTHAPDVDTAGTDTDRHRGAGAATSYGLSDEGWFATGDDRTLAETLDELAPAYDYALLEGFHDAAVPQVVLGGHDHAGEALATGEDVDDVDGSAVIEALEATEPYVTLESLVREAKDSPRADRAGAIATFTGRVRAKDSADDAPTEFLEFETYEGVAEQRFATIREELEAREGVYEVLMHHRTGVIESGADIVFVVVLAGHRGEAFRTVEDGIDRLKDEVPIFKKEVTEDEQFWVHTRV
- the lysS gene encoding lysine--tRNA ligase, producing the protein MSDSTDRGSSAGAETDANPYTLHDDGEDGGERGFVFWADEMADEVERRDPDEPVVIKGGISPSGVPHIGNVNEIMRGYFVAEVLRERGHEIRQVFTADDKDRLRGLPRKLADLDGNIVDLGDVNAGALGRNLGKPYTAIPDPFGCCDSYGDHFSTLIGRSADLLEVPIEIESNTAMYADGEFEESTRYLLENRERAREVLAEYQDGVDEEYVPFLAECSECGHLTDRITGVDLESNTVEYECVDVEAGEQVIDGCGHEGSAGLGEGKLPWRFEWVAQWKALGVDFEPFGKDHAEGSWPSGQDIARNVFGFEPPVPMVYEWFTLDGEAFSSSAGNVMLVSEVLELIEPEVLRYFFAKDPSRARDFDVERIDLLVDEFDRLERIYFGEEEADERERARAERVYPLCVGEVPEERIRLPYTFAAVLGMTDDPDLREEIARREGHIPEDASRETVEDALARVELARNWARETGNEYDYDLKRTELPEVEVDEDTERALAELAEFVEAGHTPEEIQGEIYEAAKRNDVPVGDFFTTGYRLFFDQEQGPKLGSFLGKLDREFVLARLRRER